ACCTACCCGGAGGTAACTATGGGTATGGGCTCGGATATGTACCGACAGCAGATTCTCGACCACTACAAGAACCCCCGGAATCACGGGGCTCTCGAGGACCCGTCGTTCTCTCACGTCGGCGAGAATCCGTCGTGCGGTGACACCATCCAGATAGATGTCCAGCTCGCCGACGACGGTGAAACCATCGAGTACGTCAGCTTCTCCGGTGACGGCTGTGCCATCAGTCAGGCCAGCGCCAGCATGCTCACCGAACGTCTCCCCGGGAAGACCCTCGACGAAGTCGCCGAGATGGACACCGACGACGTGGTGGAGATGCTCGGCGTCGACATCAGTCCGATGCGAATCAAGTGTGCCGTCCTCGCGGAGAAGGTGGTTCAGGACGGCGCCAAAATCCACGAGGGCGACCTCGAAATCGACGAGACGACGACCGAAGAGTAGTTACTCGGGCATCAGGCCGCCGTCTTGGACGCGCATCACGGCCTCGCCGTCGGCGAGGTTCGGCGCGTCGACCAGTCGGACGATACGTTTGTCACCCTTGGACTTGCGGAGATACATCCGGAACGTCGAGGTGTGGCCGAGGATGTTGCCACCGATGGGTTGGGTGGGGTCGCCGAAGTACGAGTCCGGATTCGAGGCCACCTGATTCGTGACGAGGACGGCGGTGTTGTAGAGGTCGCCGATGCGCATCAGGTCGTGCAGGTGTTTGTTGAGTTTCTGCTGCCGGTCCGCGAGTTCGCCACGGCCCACGTACTCGGCGCGGAAGTGCGCGGTGAGCGAGTCGACACAGAGCAGACGCACCGGCCACTCGGTGTCCTCGTGTTCGCTCGCGAGTTCCTTTGCCTTCTCCGCCAGCAGAATCTGGTGATTGGAGTTGAACGCCTTGGCGACGTGAATCTTGTCGAGAACGTCGGTGACGAGCGCTTCCATCGCCTCCTCGTCGCCGGGCGACCCCTCGATGCCGCGGTCGTCCATCGTCGCTTGAATTATCTCGTCGTCCAGCCCTCGCACCATGTCGTCGATGCGCTCGGGGCGGAACGTGTCCTCGCTGTCCACGAAGATGGCGCTCCCCCGGAGGCCACCGTACTCTTTGGGCAACTGGACGTTCACCGAGAGCTGGTGCGTGACCTGTGACTTCCCGGCACCGAACTCGCCGTAGACTTCCGTGATGGACTGTGTCTCGACGCCGCCGCCGAGCAGTTCGTCCACCTCGGGGACGTTCCAGGTGAGCTTGCCAATCTGTTCGCGGCGTTCGAGGACGGCCGCCCCGCTCTCGAATCCGCCGATGTCCGCGGCGTCACGCG
This DNA window, taken from Haloplanus vescus, encodes the following:
- the sufU gene encoding Fe-S cluster assembly sulfur transfer protein SufU, with protein sequence MGMGSDMYRQQILDHYKNPRNHGALEDPSFSHVGENPSCGDTIQIDVQLADDGETIEYVSFSGDGCAISQASASMLTERLPGKTLDEVAEMDTDDVVEMLGVDISPMRIKCAVLAEKVVQDGAKIHEGDLEIDETTTEE
- the radA gene encoding DNA repair and recombination protein RadA; the protein is MAEDDLEKLPGVGPATADKLVDAGFESYQSIAVASPAELSNTADIGESTASDIINAARDAADIGGFESGAAVLERREQIGKLTWNVPEVDELLGGGVETQSITEVYGEFGAGKSQVTHQLSVNVQLPKEYGGLRGSAIFVDSEDTFRPERIDDMVRGLDDEIIQATMDDRGIEGSPGDEEAMEALVTDVLDKIHVAKAFNSNHQILLAEKAKELASEHEDTEWPVRLLCVDSLTAHFRAEYVGRGELADRQQKLNKHLHDLMRIGDLYNTAVLVTNQVASNPDSYFGDPTQPIGGNILGHTSTFRMYLRKSKGDKRIVRLVDAPNLADGEAVMRVQDGGLMPE